A genomic segment from Cryptococcus gattii WM276 chromosome J, complete sequence encodes:
- a CDS encoding carboxypeptidase D, putative (Similar to TIGR gene model, INSD accession AAW43002.1~Serine-type carboxypeptidase F precursor (Proteinase F) (CPD-II)) — protein MWSKVVIAALLAIALGSIIEARDFHNLRGRGSPALATDKEAKKEVLTTRKSKTKDKCHARPERCPETKRFYNDKTSEFFVESLPDVPFDLGEIYSGLIPIDYSNQSEALFFVFQPKLGECSDDLTIWLNGGPGCSSLIGFFQENGLWTWQPGTYAPVINPYSWVNLTNMLWVEQPIGTGFSIGTPKATTEEEIAQDFIKWFKNFQDIFGIKNYKIYVSGESYAGRYVSYIGAAMLDQQDKTYYDLSGALVYDPAIGETIFVQEQIPTYPFVEANANLFNFDKTTMAELKELHETCGYQDYIHRYLKFPPTENQPHLYYDYFDYDNATCGIFGKVTAKAPRINPCFDIYAINQMCPLLCDVLGAPTQLDYAPGGIYFNRSEVKAAIHAPSHIDWTVCATKPVFVGGEKGPQSTGDLSLDPIQKVLPQVIEATNRVLISNGDFDYVILTNGTLLSIQNMTWNGQLGFQSAPNEDIVIDIIDTQWSSVYEANYREGYPGAQGVMGIQHYERGLMWAETFQSGHMQPQFQPRSAYRHLQWLLGHIDKL, from the exons ATGTGGTCCAAGGTAGTAATAGCCGCCTTGTTGGCTATCGCTTTGGGATCAATCATCGAAGCCAGAGACTTCCATAACCTGCGTGGTCGAGGATCTCCCGCTCTTGCTACAGACAAGGAAGCTAAAAAGGAAGTTCTCACTACCCGGAAGTCGAAAACTAAGGACAAATGCCACGCACGTCCGGAGAGGTGTCCAGAAACGAAGAGGTTCTATAATGACAAAACTTCCG AATTCTTCGTTGAATCACTTCCTGATGTCCCGTTCGACCTTGGTGAGATCTACAGCGGCCTCATACCTATCGACTACAGCAACCAGTCCGAAGCCCTCTTCTTTGTTTTCCAGCCGAAGTTGGGAGAATGCTCCGACGATCTTACAATTTGGCTCAACGGTGGTCCCGGATGTAGTTCTCTAATAGGTTTCTTCCAAGAAAACGGTTTATGGACTTGGCAACCTGGAACGTATGCGCCTGTTATTAACCCTTACTCTTGGGTAAATTTGACCAACATGCTCTG GGTCGAGCAACCTATTGGCACTGGGTTCTCAATCGGTACACCTAAGGCAACAAccgaagaagagattgcCCAGGACTTTATCAAATGGTTCAAGAACTTCCAGGATATCTTTGGAATCAAAAACTATAAAATCTATGTCAGTGGAGAATCATATGCGGGTCGGTATGTATCTTATATCGGCGCGGCAATGTTGGACCAGCAAGACAAAACGTATTACGATCTTTCTG GGGCCCTGGTCTACGACCCTGCTATCGGTGAAACCATCTTTGTGCAAGAACAGATACCCACTTATCCTTTCGTCGAAGCCAATGCCAACCTTTTCAACTTCGACAAAACTACCATGGCTGAATTGAAGGAGCTTCACGAGACCTGCGGCTACCAGGACTATATCCACAGATACTTAAAGTTTCCTCCCACTGAAAACCAACCCCATTTATATTACGACTACTTCGATTATGACAACGCAACGTGCGGGATCTTCGGTAAAGTGACGGCAAAGGCTCCGCGGATCAATCCTTGTTTCGACATTTATGCAATT AATCAAATGTGCCCTCTCTTGTGTGACGTCCTCGGTGCGCCTACTCAGCTCGACTATGCCCCTGGTGGCATCTACTTTAACAGATCCGAAGTTAAAGCCGCTATCCACGCTCCCAGTCATATTGACTGGACCGTTTGTGCAACTAAGCCGGTCTTTGTTGGGGGCGAAAAAGGGCCTCAAAGTACAGGAGACTTGTCCTTAGATCCTATTCAAAAGGTCTTGCCGCAAGTTATCGAGGCTACGAATAGGGTTTTGATCAGTAATGGTGATTTCG ATTATGTTATTCTCACCAATGGCactcttctttccatccaAAATATGACTTGGAATGGGCAGCTTGGGTTCCAATCTGCCCCCAACGAAGATATCGTTATCGATATTATCGACACACAATGGTCATCTGTTTATGAGGCCAACTACCGCGAGGGATACCCCGGTGCTCAAGGCGTGATGGGTATTCAG CACTACGAGCGAGGTCTTATGTGGGCTGAAACTTTTCAGTCAGGTCACATGCAGCCTCAGTTCCAACCGCGATCTGCTTATAGGCACCTGCAGTGGCTCCTTGGTCATATAGACAAACTCTAA
- a CDS encoding Hypothetical protein (Similar to SGTC gene model, INSD accession EAL19463.1; CNBG4100) produces the protein MPRTKSTKGRDDFQPVDSMDPRVVQNMQDIAVFHRSNLEKNVQLQYNGKNKQWGLFCDHMNFSTGRTVTPANAAVYIYDWILRLPNDHSRQPNEPHPAVKDKQAENDQAMQSNNEEDEFASEEFTSEERTQLMAEVNNVEEFVKLRKELGYDDADAGLQRLLACSQSSSSILGYVAALVNLWECQKAMGLNSFPTPRTKAVNSILRAIDRVRNARRILNFEDMGDDLYYDGIGTVENMKRIFLHYLHRNTFEALRDLTAQAIGIYGLLRAGDQLKTTLASLSLKHFPDEGPTPCYGVVITIREGKTNHEGKVQYANLLRNKHVDQCPVSFLALMLFARFHFSGEDFPNSNTSFPSMKSRRDWYPIPLFVTPQTNHSRLKYATLNASVRQALLACDIHCKASTHTSRKWGAQLAEQGGAPEEEIARHGRWCTGVMETTYLSHFPLKAMRVLAGFPKKKGAYHLSRDIHVPKELADQVFPWLDNAEVELSDSSREEDDKAGRAFVDLLRYLATVVVQDAPFLRRLVPDLYVWKHPVFSKPSYVAFEAKALAEAEIASTTASEIMRRGMPELTGFLSTNFKAVFGALRQIDAKEQDTNASLVELRKTVLEERRSERYDALLAGIGDAFYTIARDLRHKGPSGAPTDPSTSTVAASSSVTTSSSVATTSSLATSPSLATCYFYFARRLHRPASTFGSFNGPYCQRCEGAVGRVHRGQEWAVTRKGDEPEA, from the exons ATGCCGCGTACCAAGAGCACCAAAGGACGCGACGACTTTCAGCCGGTAGACAGCATGGATCCTCGAGTCGTGCAGAATATGCAAGATATCGCCGTCTTTCACAGAAGCAACCTTGAGAAGAATGTCCAGCTCCAGTACAACGGTAAGAACAAACAGTGGGGTCTGTTCTGCGACCACATGAATTTTTCAACAGG ACGTACTGTGACTCCCGCAAATGCGGCCGTATACATCTATGACTGGATCCTTCGCCTTCCCAATGACCATTCCC GTCAACCTAACGAACCACATCCTGCCGTCAAAGATAAACAAGCGGAAAACGACCAAGCAATGCAAAGTAAcaatgaagaggatgaatTTGCTTCGGAAGAATTCACCTCGGAAGAGCGAACGCAGTTGATGGCCGAGGTCAACAACGTAGAGGAGTTCGTCAAGCTTCGCAAGGAGCTTGGCTATGACGATGCGG ACGCTGGTTTACAGCGCTTACTCGCCTGTAGCCAGTCGTCTAGTTCAATCCTAGGCTACGTTGCTGCTCTTGTTAATCTTTGGGAATGTCAGAAAGCTATGGGGTTGAATAGCTTTCCGACGCCCCGCACAAAGGCCGTCAACTCGATTTTACGCGCGATCGACCGTGTGCGAAATGCTCGCCGTATACTCAATTTCGAGGATATGGGTGATG ATTTGTACTATGATGGCATCGGCACAGTCGAGAACATGAAGAGAATTTTCCTGCATTACCTCCACCGAAACACCTTCGAGGCTTTGCGCGACCTTACGGCACAAGCCATAGGTATCTACGGACTTCTCCGTGCTGGCGACCAACTTAAGACCACCCTCGCCTCCCTCTCGCTTAAGCACTTCCCAGACGAGGGCCCTACCCCATGTTATGGGGTTGTTATCACTATAAGGGAGGGGAAAACCAATCATGAGGGAAAAGTTCAGTACGCGAATTTGCTGAGAAATAAACATGTGGATCAATGCCCAGTATCTTTCCTGGCACTCATGTTGTTCGCAAG GTTCCACTTCAGTGGAGAGGACTTCCCCAACTCGAACacctccttcccttccatGAAAAGCCGCCGTGACTGGTACCCAATACCTCTCTTCGTGACCCCCCAAACCAATCACTCTCGCCTCAAATATGCTACCCTAAACGCTTCTGTTCGCCAAGCTTTGTTAGCTTGCGATATCCATTGCAAAGCCTCCACTCACACGTCTCGAAAGTGGGGAGCGCAGCTGGCCGAACAGGGCGGAGCGCCAGAGGAGGAGATCGCGAGGCATGGCCGGTGGTGTACGGGCGTGATGGAAACCACCTACCTCAGCCACTTTCCTCTCAAAGCCATGAGGGTCCTTGCTGGCTTCCCGAAGAAAAAAGGTGCTTACCACCTTTCTCGGGACATCCACGTGCCGAAGGAGTTGGCTGATCAGGTCTTTCCATGGCTGGACAACGC CGAAGTGGAGCTCTCTGACTCCAGTCGtgaggaagatgacaaGGCCGGTCGTGCGTTCGTCGACCTCCTGCGATATTTGGCCACTGTCGTCGTCCAGGACGCACCATTTCTTCGCCGGCTTGTCCCGGATCTTTACGTCTGGAAGCACCCTGTTTTTTCAAAGCCATCGTATGTCGCTTTCGAAGCCAAGGCACTTGCCGAGGCTGAAATTGCAAGTACGACGGCGAGCGAAATCATGAGGCGGGGGATGCCGGAACTGACCGGCTTCCTCTCGACCAACTTCAAGGCGGTGTTTGGTGCACTTAGGCAAATTGACGCCAAAGAGCAAGACACGAACGCATCGCTGGTCGAGCTTCGAAAGACTGTCTTGGAGGAGCGTCGGTCTGAGAGGTATGATGCCTTGTTGGCCGGGATCGGTGATGCCTTCTACACCATCGCCCGCGACCTTAGACATAAAGGCCCGTCTGGAG CCCCAACCGACCCCTCGACCTCCACCGTCGccgcctcctcctccgtcaccacttcctcctccgTCGCCACCACCTCCTCTCTCGCTACCTCTCCCTCCCTTGCTACTTGCTACTTCTACTTCGCACGCCGTCTCCATCGCCCCGCCTCAACTTTTGGTTCTTTCAATGGACCGTACTGTCAGAGATGTGAAGGAGCTGTGGGACGAGTACATCGTGGGCAGGAATGGGCGGTTACCCGTAAGGGAGATGAGCCAGAGGCCTGA
- a CDS encoding transcription factor, putative (Similar to TIGR gene model, XP_570313.1), with the protein MEGFDLPMSFGKKSKAGNTNLKAKVENTKRADIPTLVKEEKAEREVPVPSVSTTGRDAEADEDDNDEKIGPIPPSTTGKRKAEEESDTSDDEQEAEEEVDKLPISHEIILKDHTKVVSALAVDPSGARIATGSHDYDTKLWDFGGMDHRLKPFKSFEANGNYYVHDLSYSPDGQQLLVISGTVQPKVFNRNGEDEMEFNKGDVYLRDMKNTNGHTAEINAGAWHPTDKSIFLTCSNDSTLRIWDVTNKRKQKQVIVVKSKERGARTKVTACAWSPDGKWIAGACLDGTLHIWDTSSNFARPKYSCENAHPKNTETTGVAFSRDGLRVATRGGDDTVKLWDIRSIRNPLAVAKNLDNLYPETNLIFSPDDTQILTGTAAPKGQKGGLVFLNSKDLKEERRIAIGEGSVVRVLWHSRINQIFATLSTGGVHVLYSPHSSIHGALLPLSKLPKTAPRDPSFSTVDLKPVIYTPDALPMYQEQGHRESLHQKEKRAKKMKPMEPVSGVGRAGRLGASETQSFVHSMYPETLKFEDPREALLKFANKEEQEKKKQEM; encoded by the exons ATGGAGGGCTTCGACCTCCCGATGAGTTTTGGCAAAAAATCCAAGGCAGGAAACACGAACCTCAAGGCAAAAGTGGAGAACACGAAGCGAGCAGACATACCAACACTagtgaaagaagagaaggcTGAAAGAGAAGTACCAGTACCTTCAGTATCCACAACAGGGAGGGACGCGGAGGCCGACGAGGATGACAACGACGAGAAGATTGGGCCCATACCGCCATCTACGACTGGAAAGCGCaaggcggaggaggagagtGATACGAGTGATGATGAGCAAGAagcggaagaagaggttgatAAGTTACCTATCTCGCACGAGATTATCTTGAAAGATCACACAAAA GTCGTCTCTGCCCTTGCGGTCGACCCTTCTGGTGCCCGTATCGCTACCGGTTCCCACGATTATGATACAAAACTCTGGGATTTTGGTGGCATGGACCATCGCTTAAAGCCCTTCAAAAGTTTTGAAGCGAATGGGAATTATTAT GTTCATGATTTGTCATACTCTCCTGACGGCCAACAACTCCTTGTCATTTCGGGAACTGTGCAGCCAAAAGTATTTAACCGTAATGGTGAAGACGA GATGGAGTTCAACAAAGGTGACGTCTATCTTCGAGATATGAAGAATACCAA TGGACATACTGCCGAAATCAATGCTGGTGCTTGGCATCCTACAGACAAAtccatcttcctcaccTGCTCCAACGACTCTACACTGAGAATATGGGACGTAACAAATAAACGAAAGCAGAAACAGGTCATCGTTGTTAAATCCAAAGAACGTGGTGCGCGAACTAAAGTGACGGCCTGCGCTTGGAGCCCAGATGGTAAATGGATCGCTGGTG CTTGTTTGGATGGGACATTGCATATTTGGGATACTTCATCAAACTTTGCACGGCCGAAATACTCTTGCGAGAATGCCCATCCAAAGAACACTGAGACGACTGGTGTCGCATTCTCCAGGGATGGGCTCAGAGTTGCTACTCGAGGGGGGGACGATACCGTTAAAC TTTGGGACATCCGCTCAATTCGAAATCCCCTTGCTGTCGCTAAAAATCTTGACAACCTCTACCCTGAAACAAATCTTATCTTCTCCCCTGACGATACCCAAATCCTCACCGGTACTGCTGCACCCAAGGGCCAAAAAGGCGGGTTGGTATTCTTGAACAGCAAAGACCTGAAAGAAGAACGGCGGATCGCAATCGGGGAAGGAAGTGTAGTGAGAGTTTTGTGGCATTCGCGTATCAACCAAATCTTCGCCACCCTCTCCACAGGCGGTGTTCACGTTCTCTACTCCCCTCATTCATCTATCCACGGTGCCCTGCTCCCACTTTCCAAACTTCCGAAAACCGCGCCGCGCGACCCGTCTTTCTCCACTGTCGATCTTAAACCTGTCATCTATACCCCTGATGCTTTGCCAATGTACCAGGAACAAGGTCATAGGGAGAGTTTGCACcagaaggagaagagggcgaagaagatgaagccGATGGAACCTGTTAGTGGTGTGGGTAGGGCAGGAAGGCTGGGAGCGAGCGAGACGCAGAGTTTTGTGCATAGCATGTACCCCGAGACGCTCAAATTTGAGGAT CCGAGAGAAGCGTTACTCAAGTTCGCGAACAAGGAGGAAcaggagaagaagaaacaagAGATGTAG
- a CDS encoding alkylbase DNA N-glycosylase, putative (Similar to TIGR gene model, XP_570311.1) translates to MPPSAHPQTRPKPLLNVDSDPASWLNFSLPPRVRSGAGVPGSGVPGPPRRSRKGGEGWRGGALNREKYLNASFKFVLKPNEALSYGAHFADPDISLHWPNILQILVPTFSALSVAQGYVSESHAEDGYKSHDLEEMGEEAAERRRRMEEEKRGRMCPICLGKPVAGRMTKCGHIFCFPCILHYIQLSDIPKSAKCPICGDMVQSSTLKSVKYLAAEAMLEASPHSANDAFEASLEEAKRLDSGDRHDKGHRLHMRLVQRPQMTTLALPSSSTWPSDAVPPHTAPWYFLPDIITYSRYMLATPEYMDKELEREMTELRREWELLRGDELGRVFVKAAMDKVERQINKVKEELETDFVRRSERKGREAWGSAVSGDKEKKQQQRERERKEQERIEREKQQGIGPVPVEFLANQQTTFDNSANINIPPNLPVEPNPMPPMPRDKKSRRRLSAAPPPQSVPPAPSYYFYQSSLGANVFLHPLDIRMLLAHFGSYNLFPSNMTFETTGYDPGTINDDLRKRCKYLSHLPLGSEIVFVETNLADLVSSTILAQFEQPLKARRQKRRDKVRKEDRAKQKWERAERSKAVEELQSVRSVPSAFVRGGVEEDRELELALARSAVEFEQNFPMAYPQPGMASSPPRSNAWGQPPIQTQSEGQQVQPRSFATALHQRYDPSFSRSRREVDPEVDALWQQFESMDVHLEPSMTADVGAGTGTGAGAGVRESERGGGKKKKEKGKKLILGGGGRRA, encoded by the exons ATGCCGCCCTCAGCCCATCCTCAAACCCGCCCCAAACCTCTTCTTAACGTAGATTCCGACCCGGCGTCATGGCTGAACTTCTCTCTTCCGCCACGCGTAAGATCAGGTGCAGGTGTCCCCGGCTCCGGCGTCCCTGGTCCACCACGCAGGAGCAGAAAAGGTGGGGAGGGCTGGAGAGGTGGGGCACTAAATAGGGAAAAGTATCTCAATGCGTCATTCAAATTCGTCTTGAAGCCGAACGAGGCGTTATCATATGGAGCGCATTTCGCTGATCCAGATAT ATCATTACACTGGCCCAACATACTGCAGATCCTCGTCCCCACGTTTAGCGCGCTCTCAGTAGCTCAAGGGTATGTATCCGAGTCACATGCTGAAGATGGTTATAAATCACATGAtttggaggagatgggcGAGGAAGCAGCAGAGCGACGGCGGCgaatggaagaggagaagcGGGGACGGATGTGCCCTATTTGTTTGGGCAAGCCAGTGGCAGGGAGGATGACCAAATGTGGTCAT ATCTTCTGCTTTCCCTGTATTCTACACTATATCCAACTCTCCGACATCCCGAAATCTGCGAAATGCCCGATATGTGGAGATATGGTCCAGTCAAGTACGCTCAAAAGTGTAAAATATCTCGCTGCAGAGGCGATGTTGGAGGCTTCCCCGCATTCCGCCAATGACGCCTTTGAAGCTTCACTCGAAGAAGCCAAGAGGCTCGATTCAGGAGATCGGCATGACAAAGGGCATCGACTTCACATGCGCTTGGTCCAACGTCCCCAGATGACTACCCTTGCTTTGCCTTCCTCTTCTACCTGGCCGTCCGACGCTGTGCCGCCACATACGGCACCGTGGTATTTCTTGCCCGATATCATCACCTACAGCCGGTACATGCTGGCTACACCTGAGTATATGGACAAGGAACTAGAACGGGAGATGACAGAACTGAGGAGAGAGTGGGAGCTGCTAAGAGGAGATGAGCTGGGAAGGGTGTTTGTCAAGGCTGCGATGGACAAGGTTGAGCGGCAGATTAACAAGGTGAAAGAAGAGCTTGAGACGGATTTCGTTAGAAGGTCCGAGAGAAAGGGGAGAGAAGCCTGGGGTTCGGCGGTTAGTGGTGATAAGGAAAAGAAACAGCAGCagagggaaagggaaaggaaagagcAAGAACGGATTGAGCGAGAGAAACAGCAAGGTATCGGACCGGTACCTGTGGAATTCCTTGCAAACCAACAAACCACATTTGATAACTCTGCCAATATAAATATTCCTCCAAATCTACCTGTCGAGCCGAACCCGATGCCGCCCATGCCTCGAGACAAAAAATCTCGTCGCCGACTTAGCGCCGCCCCACCTCCCCAGTCTGTCCCTCCTGCTCCGTCATACTACTTTTATCAGTCCTCGCTTGGCGCAAATGTTTTTTTGCATCCACTCGACATCCGTATGTTGCTCGCCCACTTTGGGTCGTACAatctcttcccttccaaCATGACCTTTGAAACAACAGGTTATGATCCAGGGACGATTAACGACGATCTCCGTAAACGATGCAAATACCTCTCTCACCTTCCTCTCGGCTCTGAAATCGTCTTTGTCGAAACCAACTTGGCTGACCTTGTTTCCTCTACCATTCTGGCCCAATTCGAGCAACCTCTTAAGGCGCGTCGACAAAAACGCAGAGACAAGGTGCGCAAGGAAGATCGGGCGAAACAAAAGTGGGAAAGAGCCGAACGGTCAAAAGCGGTAGAGGAGTTACAGAGCGTGAGGAGCGTACCGAGCGCATTTGTGCGCGGTGGGGTGGAAGAGGATAGGGAGTTGGAGTTGGCATTGGCAAGGTCGGCGGTGGAGTTTGAGCAGAATTTCCCGATGGCGTATCCCCAGCCCGGGATGGCGTCTTCGCCGCCCCGATCAAATGCTTGGGGCCAGCCCCCGATCCAAACCCAGAGTGAGGGTCAGCAAGTCCAACCGAGGAGTTTTGCAACAGCCCTTCATCAGAGGTATGatccttccttctcaagGTCGAGGAGGGAGGTCGATCCCGAAGTAGACGCGTTATGGCAGCAGTTTGAGTCGATGGATGTACATTTGGAGCCGAGCATGACTGCGGATGTGGGCGCGGGTACCGGAACAGGTGCAGGTGCAGGTGTGAGAGAGAGTGAGAGAGGGGgggggaagaagaagaaggaaaaagggaaaaagcTGATCTTAGGTGGGGGTGGACGTCGGGCGTGA